One genomic window of Parus major isolate Abel chromosome 11, Parus_major1.1, whole genome shotgun sequence includes the following:
- the LOC107209878 gene encoding chymotrypsinogen 2-like, which translates to MALLWVLSCLALAGFARAALPEDCGVPAIPPVIRGYTRIVNGEPAVPGSWPWQVSLQRYDGFHFCGGSLISENWVVTAAHCGVRKTDTVVVGAYDQDAPGPDQQKLKIEKVFKNPKFNMLTIHDDITLIKLATPAQLSDRVSPVCLPKATDEFPGGMTCVTTGWGLTDSTASHTPAVLQQAALPLLTNTQCKEFWGFRIRDVMVCAGADGASSCMGDSGGPLVCQKDGAWNLVGIVSWGSSTCDPQTPGVYARVTKLRDWIDSILEAN; encoded by the exons ATGGCTCTGCTGTGGGTGTTGAGCTGCCTGGCGCTGGCGGGCTTTGCCCGTGCCGCTCTCCCTGAGG ACTGCGGCGTGCCCGCCATCCCACCCGTCATCCGTGGCTACACCCGCATTGTCAACGGCGAGCCGGCGGTGCCGGGGTCCTGGCCGTGGCAGGTGTCCCTCCAG CGCTACGACGGCTTCCACTTCTGCGGCGGCTCCCTGATCAGCGAGAACTGGGTGGTCACCGCTGCCCACTGCGGCGTCAG GAAAACCGACACCGTGGTGGTGGGCGCCTACGACCAGGACGCACCCGGCCCTGatcagcagaaactgaaaatcgAGAAG GTCTTCAAGAACCCCAAGTTCAACATGCTGACCATCCACGACGACATCACCCTGATCAAACTGGCCACTCCGGCGCAGCTGTCGGATCGCGTGTCCCCCGTCTGCCTGCCCAAGGCCACCGATGAATTCCCGGGGGGGATGACCTGCGTCACCACTGGCTGGGGACTCACTGACTCCACCG CCTCGCATACGCCGGCGGTGCTGCAGCAGGCGGCTCTGCCCCTGCTCACCAACACCCAGTGCAAGGAGTTCTGGGGCTTCCGCATCCGCGACGTGATGGTCTGTGCCGGCGCCGACGGAGCCTCTTCCTGCATG GGCGACTCCGGGGGCCCGCTGGTGTGCCAGAAGGACGGCGCCTGGAACCTGGTGGGCATCgtctcctggggcagcagcacctgcGACCCCCAGACGCCCGGCGTGTACGCCCGCGTCACCAAGCTCCGCGACTGGATCGACTCCATCCTGGAGGCCAACTGA
- the LOC107209877 gene encoding probable D-lactate dehydrogenase, mitochondrial isoform X1, whose product MVNAVTPLRQDTAWEHEHRQWWEPGSSARDTLACGWSHLKPSLSPDFVETLRAVVGAPNVSTATAVREQHGHDESMHPCAPPDVVVWPQAVGQVQELAALCHRCRVPMVPFGTGTGLEGGVNAVQGGVCFDLSRMDAIAELSLEDFSVTVEPGVTRKALNKHLRGTGLWFPVGTVGMRGVMGQQHWKSSG is encoded by the exons ATGGTGAACGCAGTGACTCCGCTCAGGCAGGACACAGCATGGGAACATGAGCACAGACAGTGGTGGGAGCCAGGTTCCTCCGCCAGGGACACACTCGCGTGTGGCTGGAGCCACCTTAAG CCCTCGCTGTCCCCTGACTTCGTGGAGACCCTGAGGGCCGTGGTTGGGGCCCCCAATGTCTCCACGGCCACAGCGGTGCGGGAGCAGCACGGCCACGATGAGTCCATGCACCC ctgtgccccccCAGACGTCGTGGTGTGGCCCCAGGCGGTGGGGCaggtgcaggagctggcagccctCTGTCACCGCTGCCGTGTGCCCATGGTGCCCTTTGGCACCGGTACCGGCCTGGAAGGAGGCGTCAATGCCGTGCAG GGCGGCGTCTGCTTTGACCTGAGCCGCATGGACGCCATCGCCGAGCTGAGCCTCGAGGACTTCTCGGTGACCGTGGAGCCCGGTGTCACCCGCAAGGCCCTCAATAAGCACCTGCGTGGCACCGGGCTCTGGTTTCCCGTTGGTACCGTGGGCATGAGGGGGGTCATGGGGCAACAACACTGGAAGAGCTCAGGATGA
- the LOC107209877 gene encoding probable D-lactate dehydrogenase, mitochondrial isoform X2 — protein sequence MSCSCAGPMLPFLSRRDMALRRVLALGAALGRRRCCSKPSLSPDFVETLRAVVGAPNVSTATAVREQHGHDESMHPCAPPDVVVWPQAVGQVQELAALCHRCRVPMVPFGTGTGLEGGVNAVQGGVCFDLSRMDAIAELSLEDFSVTVEPGVTRKALNKHLRGTGLWFPVGTVGMRGVMGQQHWKSSG from the exons ATGTCCTGCTCCTGTGCAGGTCCCATGTTGCCGTTCTTGTCCCGTCGCGACATGGCCCTGCGGAGGGTGCTGGCGCTGGGGGCAGCCCTgggccgccgccgctgctgctcCAAG CCCTCGCTGTCCCCTGACTTCGTGGAGACCCTGAGGGCCGTGGTTGGGGCCCCCAATGTCTCCACGGCCACAGCGGTGCGGGAGCAGCACGGCCACGATGAGTCCATGCACCC ctgtgccccccCAGACGTCGTGGTGTGGCCCCAGGCGGTGGGGCaggtgcaggagctggcagccctCTGTCACCGCTGCCGTGTGCCCATGGTGCCCTTTGGCACCGGTACCGGCCTGGAAGGAGGCGTCAATGCCGTGCAG GGCGGCGTCTGCTTTGACCTGAGCCGCATGGACGCCATCGCCGAGCTGAGCCTCGAGGACTTCTCGGTGACCGTGGAGCCCGGTGTCACCCGCAAGGCCCTCAATAAGCACCTGCGTGGCACCGGGCTCTGGTTTCCCGTTGGTACCGTGGGCATGAGGGGGGTCATGGGGCAACAACACTGGAAGAGCTCAGGATGA